A segment of the Candidatus Sumerlaea chitinivorans genome:
AAGCCCGTATACATCATCGTAATGATCGGTGCCAACGACAAGCAGGCGGGCGACTTTTTGAAAGTCCTCGCGCAGCTGGTCCTGAAACTGAAGAACAAAAATTTCCGCAAAGCGGTGATGTTCGCAAAGTCACCCAAGCGGATTCGCGAGCTCTTCATCTCCAATGAAAGCCTGCCGGAGTCTGAGTCAGACGAGGGATAACAGAAGACAACTCACGATGATGCAGAATCGTTCGAATCAGCGTCACGATACGGTGACCCCAGAATACGAACAGCAGGTCAAAGAACTGAGCGCTGCCCTGTGCGAACGATTTTCTGGCGAAGCCCGAGTGCTTGTCGTGGCGGGAAGTGGCTTGGGAGGCTTCGTCCGTAGTGTTCAGGTCGTGCAGTCTGCGCCTTATGCGGAACTGCCACACGTCGGCGCCTCGACCGTGGCTGGCCATGCTGGAACGTTGGTCTACGGTATGGTCAATGACACACCCCTGTTTCTCATGAACGGTCGCCGTCACCTTTACGAAGGGATTTCTCCCCAAACTTCGACCCTTCTGTTACGTGCGTTGTTGGTTGCGAAGCCGATCCGTGTGGTGGTGCTCTCGAACGCCGCGGGGGGACTGAATCGTTGTTTTCAGGTCGGCGACCTGATGCTAATCAGCGACCACATCAACTGGATGTTCCGCAATCCGTTGCGCGGGAGAAACGTGGAAGCGTGGGGGCCGCGTTTTCCAGATTGTAGCGAGATCTATTCCGCGCGTCTTCGCGCTCTCGCCCGCGAACTTGCTCTGGAGATTGGCATCAACCTGCGCGAAGGTGTCTATCTGGGAGGCTTGGGACCCAGTTACGAGACACGTGCCGAAGTCCAAATGCTTCGCGGGGTATTTGCTGCGGACGCAGTCGGGATGAGCACTGTGCATGAGGCATTGATTGCGCGGCACATGGATCGCGAAGTGCTTGGCATTTCCTTTATTTCGAATTTGCTTACCGAACCTGCCGTGACGACGCACGAAGAAGTGATGGAAAACGCCCGGCTCGTGGAGGACAAATTCTCTCGTCTGCTCAACGCTTTGGTCCCGAAACTTGCCGCGGAAGCGTGAATTTTCTCTACCCAATGGTGCTACATAACGCGCGAACCTTGAGCGCGGAGTGGCGAGGTCCCTTGGCGCACGACTGGGCTCAAGGCGATTTTTCATGACGAAAGGGAACGTCCTATGAGCATTACGGCAGAGCGCAAGAAGCAGCTCATTGCTGAGTTCGGCCGGCATCCGAATGATACCGGCTCGCCAGAAGTGCAGATCGCAATTCTGACGGAACGGATTCAGAATCTCACTGAGCACTTCAAGACACACACGAAGGACCATCATTCGCGGCGCGGTCTTCTCATGCTGGTGGGTCAGCGGCGCCGACTGCTCAACTATCTGCGCGAGCTCGACAT
Coding sequences within it:
- a CDS encoding Purine nucleoside phosphorylase, translated to MMQNRSNQRHDTVTPEYEQQVKELSAALCERFSGEARVLVVAGSGLGGFVRSVQVVQSAPYAELPHVGASTVAGHAGTLVYGMVNDTPLFLMNGRRHLYEGISPQTSTLLLRALLVAKPIRVVVLSNAAGGLNRCFQVGDLMLISDHINWMFRNPLRGRNVEAWGPRFPDCSEIYSARLRALARELALEIGINLREGVYLGGLGPSYETRAEVQMLRGVFAADAVGMSTVHEALIARHMDREVLGISFISNLLTEPAVTTHEEVMENARLVEDKFSRLLNALVPKLAAEA
- a CDS encoding SSU ribosomal protein S15p (S13e) → MSITAERKKQLIAEFGRHPNDTGSPEVQIAILTERIQNLTEHFKTHTKDHHSRRGLLMLVGQRRRLLNYLRELDIERYRTLIERLGLRK